A stretch of Tautonia rosea DNA encodes these proteins:
- the folD gene encoding bifunctional methylenetetrahydrofolate dehydrogenase/methenyltetrahydrofolate cyclohydrolase FolD, translating to MPAQRLDGKETARLIRLELSNRVSALREVRGKAPGLTAVLVGDDPASAIYVRNKEKAAREVGIEGTVHRLPASTSEAELLDVVDRLNADPAVDGILVQLPLPDQIDPNRVIDRVSPSKDVDGFHPENVGLLAIGRPRFASCTPLGVIELLRRQGIETKGKRAVVLGRSNIVGKPMALLLLQKGAVGDATVTVCHSESREIPEIVREADLLIAAVGRPEMVRGNWIKPGAIVVDVGIHRRADGSLCGDVVFDEVAEVASWVTPVPGGVGPMTIAMLLANTVASGELAAGIRP from the coding sequence GTGCCCGCGCAGAGACTCGACGGGAAAGAGACAGCCCGATTGATCCGACTCGAATTGAGTAACCGGGTCTCGGCGCTCCGAGAAGTGCGAGGGAAGGCGCCCGGACTGACAGCGGTGCTGGTCGGGGACGATCCGGCCAGCGCGATCTACGTCAGGAACAAGGAAAAGGCGGCTCGCGAGGTTGGCATCGAGGGCACAGTCCACCGACTCCCGGCCTCGACGAGCGAGGCGGAGTTGCTCGATGTGGTCGATCGACTGAACGCCGACCCGGCGGTGGATGGAATTCTCGTCCAATTGCCCTTGCCCGATCAGATCGACCCGAACCGGGTGATCGACCGGGTCAGCCCGAGCAAGGACGTGGATGGCTTTCATCCGGAAAATGTCGGGCTGCTAGCGATCGGTCGGCCGAGGTTTGCGTCGTGCACTCCGCTTGGGGTGATCGAGCTGCTCCGTCGGCAGGGAATCGAGACGAAGGGGAAGCGGGCGGTGGTGCTGGGACGTTCAAATATCGTCGGCAAACCGATGGCGCTGCTCTTGCTTCAGAAAGGGGCAGTCGGAGACGCGACAGTGACAGTCTGTCACTCGGAAAGTCGGGAGATTCCGGAGATTGTCCGGGAAGCCGATCTCTTGATCGCGGCGGTCGGCCGCCCGGAGATGGTCCGAGGCAACTGGATCAAGCCGGGGGCGATCGTGGTGGACGTGGGGATTCACCGGAGGGCGGACGGCAGCCTTTGCGGGGACGTGGTCTTCGACGAGGTGGCCGAGGTGGCGTCTTGGGTCACGCCGGTCCCGGGAGGGGTCGGCCCGATGACCATTGCGATGCTCCTGGCCAATACCGTTGCCTCGGGCGAGCTTGCAGCGGGGATAAGACCCTGA